Proteins from one Pseudomonas grandcourensis genomic window:
- a CDS encoding MBL fold metallo-hydrolase, with product MRFAVLGSGSQGNGTLIASADTYVLVDCGFSLRETEKRLLRLGVNPAQLSAILVTHEHADHVHGVGLLSRRYNLPVYLSRGTLRGMRKPIEPAGFLAGGEQLQIGDLSIGVIAVAHDAQEPTQYVFSDGIRRFGLLTDLGSYCDKVLDGYRDLDALMIESNHCRDMLARGHYPYFLKQRVGGELGHLNNHQAAFLVAELGWKDLQHLVLAHLSSKNNLPRLARQCFVDTLGCDPDWLQLADQDSGLDWRHIA from the coding sequence ATGCGTTTTGCCGTTCTCGGCAGCGGTAGTCAAGGGAACGGCACGCTGATAGCCAGCGCTGATACGTACGTATTGGTGGATTGTGGTTTTTCCCTGCGGGAAACCGAAAAACGCCTGCTGCGCCTGGGTGTGAACCCTGCGCAGCTGAGCGCGATACTCGTGACCCACGAACATGCCGACCATGTGCATGGCGTGGGTTTGCTGTCTCGGCGCTACAATCTGCCTGTCTACCTCAGTCGCGGGACCTTGCGCGGGATGCGCAAACCTATTGAACCCGCAGGCTTTCTGGCCGGCGGCGAGCAGCTGCAAATCGGCGACTTGAGCATCGGTGTCATTGCCGTGGCCCACGATGCGCAAGAACCGACGCAATATGTCTTCAGTGACGGTATACGGCGCTTCGGCCTGTTGACCGACCTGGGGTCGTATTGTGACAAGGTGCTGGACGGCTATCGGGACCTCGATGCATTGATGATCGAGTCCAATCACTGCCGTGACATGCTGGCTCGCGGTCATTACCCGTACTTTCTCAAGCAGCGGGTGGGCGGTGAACTGGGGCATTTGAATAACCACCAGGCGGCATTCCTGGTGGCCGAGCTGGGCTGGAAAGACCTGCAACATCTGGTCCTGGCCCATCTGAGCAGCAAGAACAACCTGCCGCGGCTGGCCCGGCAATGTTTTGTCGACACCCTCGGGTGCGACCCGGACTGGCTGCAACTGGCCGATCAAGATTCAGGGCTCGACTGGCGCCACATCGCCTAG
- the purC gene encoding phosphoribosylaminoimidazolesuccinocarboxamide synthase: MEKREELYRGKAKSVYKTDDANRLILLFRNDTSAFDGKRIEQLDRKGMVNNKFNAFIMQKLEAAGVPTQFDKLLGDNECLVKKLDMIPVECVVRNYAAGSLVKRLGVEEGMKLNPYTFELFLKDDAKGDPFINESHVVAFGWGTAEQLVRMKELSLKVNEVLSKLFDDAGLLLVDFKLEFGVFHDGSIVLGDEFSPDGCRLWDKATGKKMDKDRFRQGLGDVIEAYEEVANRLGVPL; this comes from the coding sequence ATGGAAAAACGTGAAGAACTCTACCGCGGCAAAGCCAAGTCGGTTTACAAGACCGACGACGCTAACCGTTTGATCCTGCTGTTTCGCAACGACACCTCGGCGTTCGACGGCAAGCGCATCGAGCAGCTCGACCGCAAAGGCATGGTGAACAACAAGTTCAATGCTTTCATCATGCAGAAGCTCGAAGCTGCTGGCGTGCCGACCCAATTCGACAAATTGCTGGGCGACAACGAATGCCTGGTGAAAAAACTCGACATGATCCCGGTCGAATGCGTCGTGCGTAACTACGCCGCCGGCAGCCTGGTCAAGCGTCTGGGTGTCGAAGAGGGAATGAAGCTCAATCCTTACACCTTCGAACTGTTCCTGAAGGACGACGCCAAGGGCGACCCGTTTATCAATGAATCCCACGTTGTGGCATTTGGCTGGGGCACCGCCGAGCAACTGGTTCGCATGAAAGAGCTGTCGCTCAAGGTCAACGAAGTCCTGAGCAAGCTGTTCGACGACGCCGGCCTGCTGCTGGTCGACTTCAAACTGGAATTCGGCGTGTTCCACGATGGCTCCATCGTGCTGGGCGACGAATTCAGCCCGGACGGCTGCCGTCTGTGGGACAAGGCCACCGGCAAGAAAATGGACAAGGACCGCTTCCGTCAGGGCCTCGGTGACGTCATCGAAGCCTATGAAGAAGTCGCCAATCGTCTGGGCGTACCGCTTTAA
- a CDS encoding DUF1508 domain-containing protein: protein MYFEIYRQFRGTVLTGKGQWRWRLRAGNHETIASGEAYVNKADCLHAISLIKGTGDQTPIKEI from the coding sequence ATGTACTTTGAGATTTACAGACAATTCCGCGGCACTGTTCTGACTGGCAAGGGCCAATGGCGTTGGCGGTTGAGGGCAGGCAATCATGAAACGATTGCCAGCGGGGAGGCTTACGTCAATAAGGCTGATTGCCTGCATGCAATCAGTTTGATCAAGGGGACCGGCGACCAGACCCCGATCAAGGAAATCTAG
- a CDS encoding LysR substrate-binding domain-containing protein, producing the protein MNRNELRKADINLMVVFETLMLERNVTRVAEKLFLGQPTISSALNRLRAMFNDPLFIRVGHRMEPTARAEEIIRHLSPALDSLSVALSLTHDFDPASSTMSFRIGLSDDVEFGLLPPLLRALRQEAPNVVFVVQHVDYWRIPDLLASGDITVGISQTRGLPANAKRKLLRHIQPCILRADASDTPLTLDEYCARPHVLVSHTANVSGYADEWLADIGRTRQVVLSVPQYSSLPALLAGTDLIASLPDYTAEAMAASGVLFKEPFPIQTPTLDLSMVWLSHVDSDPAERWLRSRLEAFMSERAVLPLPE; encoded by the coding sequence ATGAATCGCAATGAACTTCGCAAGGCGGATATCAACCTGATGGTGGTGTTCGAAACGCTGATGCTCGAGCGCAATGTCACTCGGGTGGCGGAGAAGCTGTTTCTCGGCCAGCCGACCATCAGTTCGGCGCTCAACCGCTTGCGTGCGATGTTCAACGATCCGCTGTTCATACGCGTTGGCCATCGCATGGAGCCGACAGCGCGAGCCGAGGAGATCATCAGGCACCTGTCGCCGGCGCTGGACTCCTTGTCCGTGGCCTTGAGCCTGACCCATGATTTTGACCCGGCCAGCAGCACGATGTCGTTCCGCATCGGTTTGTCCGACGATGTCGAGTTCGGTCTGTTGCCGCCTTTGCTGCGAGCGCTGCGCCAGGAAGCGCCCAACGTGGTGTTTGTGGTGCAGCATGTCGATTACTGGCGAATTCCCGACTTGCTCGCGTCCGGCGATATCACTGTGGGTATCAGCCAGACCCGTGGCTTGCCGGCCAATGCCAAGCGCAAGTTGTTGCGGCATATCCAGCCCTGCATTTTGCGCGCCGATGCCTCCGACACACCGCTGACCCTCGATGAATATTGCGCGCGACCGCACGTGCTGGTGTCCCATACCGCCAACGTCAGTGGCTACGCCGACGAGTGGCTGGCGGACATCGGCCGCACGCGCCAGGTGGTGCTCTCGGTCCCGCAGTACAGTTCTTTGCCGGCCCTGCTTGCCGGGACGGACCTGATTGCCAGCCTGCCGGACTACACCGCCGAGGCGATGGCGGCATCGGGAGTGCTGTTCAAGGAACCCTTTCCCATCCAGACACCCACCCTGGACCTGTCCATGGTCTGGCTCAGTCATGTCGATTCCGACCCTGCCGAGCGCTGGTTGCGCTCGCGCCTGGAAGCGTTCATGAGTGAGCGTGCCGTTTTGCCACTGCCCGAATGA
- a CDS encoding 5-carboxymethyl-2-hydroxymuconate Delta-isomerase has translation MPHLHMEYTANLTDLNADVALMRLNNTLVGSGQFAAEFDIKSRAVKVETFKVGTALAERAFVHVKLALLSGRSAEIKKQLSESLLAVVRELCEWPSSIEVQLCVEILDIDRDSYSKTAINN, from the coding sequence ATGCCTCACCTGCACATGGAGTACACCGCCAACCTGACTGACCTGAATGCCGATGTGGCATTGATGCGGTTGAACAATACATTGGTGGGTTCCGGTCAGTTTGCTGCCGAATTCGACATCAAGAGCCGCGCGGTCAAGGTCGAGACGTTCAAGGTCGGTACGGCACTGGCTGAACGGGCGTTCGTGCATGTGAAACTGGCGCTGTTGAGTGGTCGTTCCGCAGAGATCAAGAAACAGCTGTCTGAAAGCCTGCTGGCGGTGGTGCGGGAGCTGTGTGAATGGCCGAGTAGCATCGAGGTCCAGTTGTGCGTGGAAATTCTCGACATCGATCGCGATTCCTACAGCAAGACCGCCATCAACAACTGA
- a CDS encoding LysR family transcriptional regulator gives MLNSNSLRKLDMQDLMVFVAVYEQNSVTVVSETLCVSQSTVSYCLKKLRTSFEDELFINTRTGGMQPTGKASTMYPHVLKILESINLCHAGLPTFDPGLQPVTFNICAPEYFEQLILPRLLKTFDLADLPVMVNVFKLESDIPAEALREGSLDVVMCFGPDFHRSHVDFKSQTLLEDDLVCVFDKCATPAEPRLSLQTYVERRHVFPTPWTSATNMVDGWLAQQAQQRQIVARANSYSAALKLITGTDYVLTLPRRIQRLLASADTFNHCEAPEGLPGFTLDMQWSLGADQDSASTWLRTQVIQACIEQEST, from the coding sequence ATGCTGAACAGTAATTCGCTTAGAAAACTCGACATGCAGGACCTCATGGTGTTCGTCGCCGTGTATGAGCAGAACAGCGTCACCGTCGTATCCGAGACGCTCTGCGTCAGCCAGTCCACGGTGAGTTACTGCCTGAAAAAACTGCGCACCAGTTTCGAAGACGAACTGTTCATCAATACCCGTACCGGCGGCATGCAGCCCACCGGCAAGGCCAGCACGATGTACCCTCATGTGCTGAAAATCCTCGAAAGCATCAACCTGTGTCACGCCGGTTTACCCACGTTCGACCCGGGCCTGCAGCCCGTGACCTTCAACATCTGCGCACCGGAATACTTCGAGCAATTGATCCTGCCGCGCTTGTTGAAAACCTTCGACCTCGCCGATCTTCCGGTGATGGTCAATGTATTCAAACTCGAATCCGATATCCCTGCCGAAGCGTTGCGCGAAGGCAGCCTCGACGTGGTGATGTGCTTCGGCCCTGACTTTCATCGCAGTCACGTCGATTTCAAATCGCAGACGCTGCTCGAAGATGACCTTGTGTGTGTTTTCGACAAATGCGCCACGCCGGCAGAACCACGCTTGAGCCTGCAAACCTATGTCGAACGTCGACACGTGTTCCCGACACCCTGGACGTCCGCCACCAACATGGTCGACGGCTGGCTCGCGCAGCAGGCACAACAACGCCAGATCGTCGCACGCGCCAACAGCTACAGTGCAGCACTGAAGCTGATTACCGGCACCGACTATGTCCTGACCCTGCCCCGGCGTATCCAGCGATTGCTGGCCAGTGCAGACACCTTCAATCACTGTGAAGCGCCCGAAGGCTTGCCGGGTTTCACCCTCGACATGCAGTGGAGCCTGGGTGCCGATCAGGACAGCGCCAGCACCTGGTTGCGAACGCAAGTGATCCAGGCCTGCATCGAGCAGGAATCAACCTGA
- a CDS encoding DMT family transporter, giving the protein MKITGFAVAHASMLLWALLIAASFSAAAQVSQAIDPILLTGLRLLFCALVFLPLLLLKADAVMTARALLGHAALGLLLALYFGSLFEALRYTSAVNTGTMFTLVPLMTLGFEAVLTPDGRLKQRIVPMLLAAAGAVLLIMKGTSPGELPSPYALTVYGIGCLAMALYAPLSQRLKADSLKGRGPVSLTFWNMLFGALFLLVFCGFSGGWRSASLLTLNDFYWLMYLAVFATLATFWLLHRAIGVIAPSSVISYIYLSTLFITLFHWLWGHEIPLPLEMAGAVLVGLGMFALMMSSRRVVSAIVQG; this is encoded by the coding sequence ATGAAAATCACCGGTTTCGCCGTTGCTCACGCCAGCATGCTGCTTTGGGCCTTGTTGATCGCCGCATCATTTTCCGCGGCGGCACAAGTCAGCCAAGCCATCGACCCGATCCTGCTGACCGGTTTGCGCCTGCTGTTTTGCGCCTTGGTGTTTCTGCCGCTGTTGCTGCTAAAAGCCGATGCCGTCATGACCGCCCGCGCGCTGCTGGGTCACGCAGCGCTCGGCCTGCTGCTGGCGCTGTACTTCGGTTCGCTGTTCGAAGCATTGCGCTACACCTCGGCCGTCAACACCGGGACGATGTTCACGCTGGTGCCGCTGATGACCCTGGGGTTCGAAGCCGTGCTGACACCTGACGGCCGTCTGAAACAACGGATTGTGCCGATGCTGCTCGCCGCTGCCGGAGCAGTGTTACTGATCATGAAAGGCACCAGCCCCGGCGAGTTGCCATCACCCTATGCATTGACGGTGTACGGCATCGGTTGCCTGGCGATGGCACTCTACGCCCCCCTCAGCCAGCGCCTGAAAGCCGATAGCCTCAAGGGACGCGGGCCGGTGTCCTTGACGTTCTGGAATATGCTGTTCGGTGCGCTGTTTCTGCTGGTGTTCTGTGGATTCAGTGGCGGTTGGCGCTCGGCATCATTACTGACGCTCAACGATTTCTATTGGCTGATGTACCTGGCGGTATTCGCCACCCTGGCGACGTTCTGGCTGCTGCACCGGGCCATCGGCGTGATCGCGCCGTCCTCGGTGATTTCCTACATCTACCTGAGCACGCTGTTCATCACCTTGTTTCACTGGCTTTGGGGGCACGAGATACCGCTGCCACTGGAAATGGCCGGCGCGGTGCTGGTGGGCCTCGGCATGTTCGCGCTCATGATGTCCAGCCGCCGCGTCGTGTCGGCGATTGTCCAGGGCTGA